The following are from one region of the Grus americana isolate bGruAme1 unplaced genomic scaffold, bGruAme1.mat H_50, whole genome shotgun sequence genome:
- the LOC129200325 gene encoding myotubularin-related protein 12-like produces MLYKYTKMCVLKELNFVKEIHIKEPVEKEMSPHLLPGELLLCEANTVYKYIQEDGSNRGTYGKLVCTNFKIAFLDDSTSDDNEPQFKNKIVGENDITLQCVDQIYGVYDEKKKLLTGQLRKYPEKLIIYCKDLRVFHFCLRYTKEEEVKRIVSGIVHHSQTPKLLKRLFLFSYASAAPNNTDGRNQTVMFDTLEDWRDELERTKGNVKYKAVTTNERYRVSEKLPLYFVVPICVSEESILKYEGRGIPIWCWSCHNGAALLKMSAFPKEQDDSTSQTQKAFLDGIYKTISKPPYELLKTDDLSKQPSISADIQTAYTKFKQLFLI; encoded by the exons ATGCTGTACAAGTATACAAAAATGTGTGTGCTCAAGGAACTGAATTTTGTGAAG GAAATACACATAAAGGAACCCGTAGAAAAGGAGATGAGTCCTCACCTATTACCAG GTGAACTGCTGCTTTGTGAGGCAAACACAGTATACAAGTATATACAAGAAGATGGGTCAAATCGTGGCACCTATGGGAAACTTGTATGCACAAACTTCAAGATTGCTTTCCTTGATGACTCCACTTCAGATGATAAT GAGCCACAATTTAAGAATAAGATCGTAGGAGAAAATGACATAACCCTGCAATGTGTAGATCAAATCTATGGAG tttatgatgagaaaaagaaacttctaaCTGGACAACTGAGAAAATACCCAGAGAAGCTAATTATCTACTGTAAGGACCTTAGAGTATTTCATTTCTGCCTGAGATAcacaaaagaagaggaagtgAAAAGA ATCGTCAGTGGTATAGTTCATCATAGCCAGACTCCTAAGCTGCTTAAACGCTTGTTTCTGTTCTCTTATGCATCAGCTGCCCCAAATAACACAG ATGGCAGAAACCAAACTGTGATGTTTGATACTCTTGAGGACTGGCGTGATGAGTTGGAGCGGACCAAAGGAAATGTGAAATACAAAGCAGTGACTACCAATGAACGCTACAGAGTCTCTGAAAA GCTGCCTTTGTATTTTGTTGTTCCCATATGTGTTTCTGAAGAGAGTATCTTGAAGTATGAAGGCAGAGGCATTCCT ATTTGGTGTTGGTCTTGCCATAATGGTGCTGCTCTTCTCAAAATGTCTGCATTTCCCAAAGAACAGGATGACAGCActtcacaaacacaaaaagcctTCTTGGATGG AATCTATAAGACAATTAGCAAACCTCCCTACGAACTCCTGAAGACTGATGACTTGTCCAAGCAGCCTTCCATCTCTGCAGATATCCAGACTGCATACACAAAATTTAAACAGCTGTTTTTGATAG